In Fragaria vesca subsp. vesca linkage group LG5, FraVesHawaii_1.0, whole genome shotgun sequence, the genomic stretch TTGTGACCAATGGCGGATCTAGGATTTTAAATTGGGGTGGGCTGAAATTTTTTTTCCAAGTTATCTAATTTTTTTTTCTTTTAAATTTTACATATCACAACTTATATTAAAAACATATTAAATAATCATGTAATTAAATAATCATTACGAAATCAACATTATAACATTTCATAGAAGTTCGATAACAAAAGTTAAAAACAAAAAAACATACCTACTCAAATTGAACCATACGGTCTTGCATAGAAGCAAAATCTTTAATTATTGAATCAGCATCATAATTCTCGGCCAACTCCTTTTCAATGTGCACAATCATGTTATCAGCCAAAAAATCATTCTCCATCTTGTTGCACAATANNNNNNNNNNNNNNNNNNNNAATTTCTTTTAATAAAATAAACAATATATATTTAATGAGAAAAAAAGAAAATTATCATATGGACTAAGTACAATTACATATGGGCTAAGTATAAAACTTGGGGTGGGCTAGTTTTCAAAATATATTTTTTTGAACTATAATTATGCTACAAAGTAATGTTTTTTCAAAATCTGGGGTGTGCTGTAGCACACCGTAGCCCATATGAAGGTACGCCTTTGCTTGTGACTTGTGAGGAGGATTTGTGCGTTGTTTGGGATATATAGGGGTCCATTTTGGGATACCTCCCCACCCAAATTTTTGAGTATCACTAGCTTCCCCCTCAAGTTATTATTTCCAGCTTACTTGTTGAATTAATTGTTCAGCTAGCTACTGATGAGAACATATATATTAGAAATGATGAGACAAGTATACAGAACTCATTCTATTTCAGGTGTTGACTCATCGAGATATACCTAACTTGACGAATCTACAACAATAAAATGCATCAGACTGATCAGAGTAGAGCAAACAACATAGCATTATATCACTGAAAAAGCAACACACAAGAGGTACTGAAACAATCAGTTACTTGGATGACATCCAAGACTGTTATGACAAAGAAGCTGGTCAAAGAGATGCCCTAGGTTCGTAAGTAAATACAAATATCTTATATCAGGTTTGGATCATATGGAACTCCAGTCGATGGTAACCATTGGTCTCCATTGATGAAGGTACGGACTGTGAAGTTGGATGCCTCAGAGCTGTTCAAGACCCTATACCCTATCCAATCAACTCTGCCTGCAGTGTTTGCTCCTGGTCCTTGATTGGCATACTCAGCATCAATGTTGCCAGAAACGGGGGACGTTCCGGTACGGGAACGCCGTACGGATACGCGGTACGTTAGTCTTTAAGATACGCGGTACGCTAGGATATATTAGCTAATTTTAATTAAAACAAATTAATAAAAATAAGATTATAGAAACAAAATAAATTGAAACCCATACCATAAATTTACCATAAATTTATATACCAAAATATCGATCCCTTATTGATTCACTAGATAAACCACATAACTCATGAAAGACAAACAAGTAAATTAATAGATAAAATAATAAGAAAAACTGTATTTATTTTTTTTTTAATTATTTTCTGGATAAAGATCAGTTTATATTGAGATGATCATGTCTTGATTTGATTATGTGGATCTTCACACCAACACCGGCATCAAAGAATCGAAGATCACGTTTCAAACAAGTCCAACAACCTCCACCTTCACGTTTCAATCAATTACCCGCAACTCCCATCTCCTCCTGCTAATTCTCCACCTGCTCCTTGTGAATTTTGCACACAAATCCTCACTGAGGCATTAAAACAAACACTTTCTGGGCGCTAGGCAAAGGCATTTCCCTCTCAAATCGGGATCGCTCAACACAGCGATCGGGATCGCGAACGCCCCGCGATTGGGTTCGTGCGTTCCGGAACGCGGGTCGCCGGCAACATGAGCGTTTCCGGTAACTCTGCTCAGCATAGAAGGCCGTCTTCGATCTTCCATCCCAATCCAACCATCCCTTTGGATGTATGAAGTTTTCTAGGAAGCTTTGCATCACGATTGTTCTTGATTAAGCTCTCCACGGCCTTCCCAAGTATCCATCAACTGGAAAGCCAGAGGTAATCAACTCTGAGGTTGCCCGAAACGTGCAGTTTTGGAAAACTGTTCCTGTGGAATCACTTGAACTCTCTCTGCCCTGAGCCGTGATTGTTATGGACTGCCCTTTCACCGGTTTCCTAGCATACACATTACATCCTTGAAAGAAGACCTGAGAATTACCGAATATGAAATCTACGGTGCCATAGATTTCACACCCTTTGAAAAACTGTACTCCTTCCTTAGCGTAAAGAGTATCTTGATAATCGCTTATCTTGCAGCGGAAGTAAACACTATTGTAAGACTCACTTAGAAGTGACACTGCTTGTCCCCCTTCGGGACCAGCAGTGTTTTCAAGTGTGAGGTCTTGTGCTATGAAGCCATAACCTTGTATTCCTGATTGACAATGATTGATTAAAAGGAAATATATATGTGGTACTTTGTTTCATGTAGATATTGGTTATTAGTAGGCTTACCAATCGTTGCAGAGTAATAGGTCCCGAAACCGGTTGCATTACTCCTGTTGCCTGTGATTATAGTCTTGTCAATTCCCTCTCCAATGATGGTCAAATTAGTCTTCTCTGCTTCAACAACAATATACTCATCGTATACACCAGCCATCACCTTGATGTTGATTCTCTTCAGACTATTGTTTGGTGCAGCCTTGATGGCATCACCAATTGTTGTGAAGTTTGCTGGTCCATTTTTTGCCACCACCATGTCAAATCCAATTTCTTCTTGTCCAACAGCCTGATATAGGACGAGATTTTAGTCAAATTCAGCAAAGAATTTCAAAACGAAAGAAGCGTTGTCACATTAAGAAGAATGATTTGAATATTGGAAATTGGTATTCAAATAGACTTTTTAATGATGAAATTAATCGTAAATTACTCTTTTGGTTATATCAGGATTCTCAAACAAAAAGAAAGATTCTGGATTTTGTATCGGATTGGAGCAGATTTTGGCCAGAACGTCCGTTTGGAACATATGATACCTTTCCGGAATGGGAACGACGAGATCTACACGAGTCACTTTTGTGAGCACTACTAGGAAATCGATCAATAGGCACAAATCAATGGGCACAGACGAGGTTGTCCGTACCCTTATAGACATAAAAGGGACAGATATGAGATGTTCGTTCCCAAATTTCCCCAAAATTTCTTACCACGCGCCTATACACAAATTGACCACGGATGTCCGTCCCTAGAGTGACAATTTAGCCACAGATTTCACAAACCATCCCCATCCACGACCTTATCTATCATAAACAAATAATATACAAATTTTAAGAAGACATTTTCACCGTCCGTTCCAAAATTTGAGAGAACATGGCGATAGACATTTTGCCATCCGTCCCCAAATTATGAGCAAAATGCTGACATCTGCTGAAGCAACATGACCGTCCCATAAGATGTGTAATTAAAATAATTTTTCAACCTGTCTGTGGCCATTCGGTTCTCTACCTCTTACACTCATCTTATCTCTTTTAATTTTCAGTTTTGAAAATTGAAACCCAAACCTTATCTCTTTTCTTCCTCTTCCTCTTCCTTTACCAGCTCCTTCAGCGGAGAACGAGAGAGAGAGACTAGAGTCAAAACCCCAGCCCGCCGCAGCCGGTCTCTGCCACCATCCTCGGCAGCTGAGTTTCCGCCACCGTCCGGCGACATCTCGACCTCCCACCACACTATAACATGTTATGGCCGCCCTCGCCTCTGATCTCGATCGAAAAGAGTGCCAGATGATGCACCTCTCTGTCCACGCAGGTGCTCCGCCCGCCGCCGTAGACGATTTCCTCTCTGAGGAGTCCCACAACGTCTCCCTCAACGGCGATTTCAGCATCCAGGTCCCTTTTCTTCAATCCCCCTCAATTTCAATTTCATCTTTTACTTGTGATTTTTGCGTATCTTTCATTTCTAAATTGCAAGATTGGTTCTTTATGAAAGATTAGATTAGGTGCTTCTTGAATCTTTGGCTCTTGTTATGGTAGTAAGCGGCATTTCTTGGATTATAAGCACAAACATGTTTTTGGTAGAGCTGATAGTAATGGTTAACTACGACTAGCACTAATCGAGTGGTTTTGATAGGACCTTTTCCGATATATTAACTAGCACTAGTAGAAGACTTTGAGATTTATGCAGGATATATAAGAAGAGTAGGCGTTGCTGCATTATTTATATATCTAATGATTTGTATATGTTTAAGCTATTAATCTGTAATATGAACTTGATATTTTCTTATTAATCTGTAATATGAACCAGATTTTTTTTTATGTATACTGCAGGAGCAGTGTATGAATTATTGAAGCATTACGGTTGTAGGTAAAAGAACATAAGCGATTTTATCATGAACAACTTGAGGTATGCATTTGGAAGCTGTGCACCATTTTATGTCTGTATACAAATGCATGTGAACTGTTTATATGTTTAAATCTACATTTTGTATCTCTGTGCAATAGTTCAAGTACTTTGAATTATTTTATTGAAAATATATGGCTAAAGTCTTGTTGTTCTTAGCTTAATCATCATACAAGTACTGCTTTCATTTCTAAAGGCTTGTAAACTTTCTTCATTGATGTTCTTATATGCATCATGTTTACATTTAAACCTCAATGTATGTTGTGTGGTAATACCTAAGCACATTATTTGGATAAATATTAACCCGACTAATAGTAGTCTAATAGGAATGGAAATCAGTTTATACTTGCACATTAATCATCATATACCAAGAAACTTCTTAAAGAACAAAGTTTCTGTCTACATTATTGTTTGTTCATTTTAGTTTGCAGCTACTATAGATCATCTCTCTTATATCTGATGATGCCTGTACTTAGTATGTGATTACCATATGCTACAAAACTTATATTTTGCCTCTCAGGCAATATTCATGACAATCGTGTTATAGATGCTTGTCTCCAACTTTGTTAATCACTAGTCTTTCCTGTTATTTGTATCAAGTGGTGACTAAAGATGTTGAAGATGAGGCCAAGTATGTATGTCTAGTGTCTTCCAATGTTACTTCTAGAATTGAGTGGTGGTTTTTGTTTATGGAGTTCGGAAGCAATTCACTAAACACTCTCTTACTTGGTTTAATTTCCTTCTTTAAGAAGAAAGGATGAGCTTTGGAGGCCTAGAGTTCAGTACTACAGTTCAACAGAGAAGGAGAGGAAACTCCTCCTGCATAGCTATTGTTTCGGCAATAGAGAAAGGTAGTAAACCTACTGTGTTGGCGTTTGGTTTTGGTTTAGTGAAGGCTTGTGTGTTGGTAATTGTTTTAGGAGGTGGTTGAAGTTATTAGTTATTGTTTTGGTATGTTGAATTGGTGTCAAATGTTTGGATTGGATTAATTTTTTAAAAAGTGGATTGGACTTATTTGTATTAAGTGGTGCCCTCCTAGACATTACAAATTTTGTGCTATACAGAGATTTATAGTAATGGTTGTTATCTTATGTAGTTGTTTTGTAATGCTTTACAGGTGTTGGAAACATTTCTTAAAGACGACTTTATATCTCAATCAAGGATTAATTCAGAGGTCGGTACTTTGATCTGCATTAAAGTTGTAGTTGTAGGTGTATGTCAGTAATTTGTGTTCCATTTCATGAATAAGATACATATTAATTTTGTTTATATACACATGTGGGGAATTATAATTTAGCTTGTTATTCAACTTTGTTCACAGTACATTTCTCTTTATTTTCTTACATATATATGTGAATGTGATAAGGAACACATGTTCTGACAATACTCTAAATTAATCTGAGTTATTTATTGGGTGGAAATGTTGTAATTGCAGCTATTTGCAGATGGTGTCATCCAATTTGAGTATGGCATTAATCCAACACAGAAGCTCAAGTTTGGTTCAATGGTATGTTGTCAAGAATATTTATGTAGTTGTGCAAGGAAAGTTTCTTTCATTTCTTTATATTGTCAATTAACAAGGTATATGTAAATTTTACATGTTTGATCGATGCAAGTCTGCCCCATAGGTTTGTCTCGTTAGTCTGATCGATGCAAGTCTGCCCCATAAGTTTCTTTCATTTCTTTATATTGTCAATTAACAAGGTATATGTAAATTTTACATGTTTGATCGATGCAAGTCTGCCCCATAGGTTTGTCTCATTAGTCTGATGCTTGATTCAGTACCATTTATATAGGACAGAGTTAGTTTTAATAGATTCAGTTAAGGTTGTAGAGCATATACTATCTATGAATTATCTAACTCTGAATCTTGTTGGGTTGTTTGATTGTCTAGGATGTTATTGGCCCAAGGACAAAGATTGTAAGAGATGGCGAAGAATGGAATCTCATTGAGCTTTGATAGAGAAGTGTAGTATAGTTTGATTGTATTTTATAGCCTTTTATAGTTTTGGATATTATTATTACAAGTTGTTGAGTAATTACCATAAATGAGAAATATATGGTGAAGCTGATTGTCCAAAACCAGAACTGTAAATCCAATACCAGAATGGGAAGCCAAGTCGAGCCGTATGTGCTAGCTAATGGCTTTTATATTTTTTTTATTAAATTTGCCCAAGTTGGGCACGGATGAATATACGGTGTATCAAGTTTCATCGCTCAAAACTATACGGATGAATAACAACAGATCAGATTATTATACTATATAAAAAACAGGGAGCATTGTTACTGTCAGAAAGGGAAAAAGACAGTGCGTGAGTTATGGTGCTCAGGGTGGGACGGACAGAGATATCCGTCCCCTAATGGTAAAAAACCAATTTGGAGATGGTACATGGGGATACAGGTAGAAAATTCGTCCCCATCAGTCAATAAGCATAGATTCTGTGCCCAATGACCCCTAATAGGGACGGAAAACGCCTGTGCCTATTGATCGATTTCCTAGTAGTGGAGCCCCGTCAGATTTAGGCTAAAAGATGTCGGTTTGATATTCTGATTCGACATTTAGTATTATTATAGGATTTCAAGTTTTAATAGGTTTTGTTATTTCCTAGTTCTATTTTAAATAGGATTTAGTCAGGAGTTAGAGCATATATAAAAGCACCCTCTATGTTGTATTAGATTCAACTATTATTCAATCAATCAATCAAACTTAAGAGTTTTCTCTTATTTCTGGGTTTATTCCAGAGTTTTATCTATGAGTTTACGCTTGTAAGCTCTCCATTGTTTTTAGGGTTTAACGCTTGTTAGCCCATCTTATTTCCCGCTGCGTTAGCCTAATTAGCCTCCCACATTGCTGGGATAACCATCATCAGTATGATGATCATTTGTTGTTGTTTCATTGTCATCTGTGTGTTTCCTGAGCAAACATATATATAAAGGTAACAAAATTAGATGATGTACATGAAGTGTTCTTAGTTAACAATAGTAAGTATTCAGTGCAAACATATATATAAAGGTAACAAAATTAGATGATGTACATGCATGAAGTGTTCTTAGTTAACAATAGTAAGTATTCAGTTAGGCAAAAGGAAGGAAGAGTACTAGAGCCTGATCTAATTGGAAACCCAATGTGAATTGAAATAAAGCCTACATAAGTGAAACAGAACAAATTCTAAGACTGGTCATTCTTGATCTGCACACTTTTTCATATCATGGAGGAAGACTAGAGTGTTGGCGTGAGTCATATCATATAATATTAGGATTGTGAATATTGTGTTATTATTAGGAATATCTTGTCATAGTTAGTTTCCTAATAGGTTTTGATATCTCTTGTATATATACTCCATTCTTGGAGAATGTTAATATATTGCAATATTCATAATTTCTTGGTTCTTTTTGACTTGGCATCAGAGCATAATCAAGATCCATCGGACTTGGTTGTTTTTGTTCCGCTGCGAATTTGGTTCTTTTGGTCATTGAAGTTTTTTTTCCTGTCTTTTCGGTTGTTGAGATCGTCGAATTTTTTTTTCTGTGTTTTTTGGTCGTTGAGTTTGGTGTTTTTCAGTTGTGAAGATAGCTTTGTTAAATTGGTTTGGAGGTATCGAGATCAAGCTTTGTATAATTGGTGGAGGTGCAAGCTTGTTTAATTGATTGAGGTGTTTGTTGATTGGTAAAGTTGTCAACGTCTGGAGAAAAAACGTTGAGCAGGCCTTGTATTGTGTGAGGTGAACTTGTGTGATTGGATTGGCTAAAGCAGTTCAGTGTCCAGGAACTTGGACNNNNNNNNNNNNNNNNNNNNNNNNNNNNNNNNNNNNNNNNNNNNNNNNNNNNNNNNNNNNNNNNNNNNNNNNNNNNNNNNNNNNNNNNNNNNNNNNNNNNNNNNNNNNNNNNNNNNNNNNNNNNNNNNNNNNNN encodes the following:
- the LOC101304487 gene encoding probable pectinesterase/pectinesterase inhibitor 40-like, translating into MSPDGGGNSAAEDGGRDRLRRAGVLTLVSLSRSPLKELAVGQEEIGFDMVVAKNGPANFTTIGDAIKAAPNNSLKRINIKVMAGVYDEYIVVEAEKTNLTIIGEGIDKTIITGNRSNATGFGTYYSATIGIQGYGFIAQDLTLENTAGPEGGQAVSLLSESYNSVYFRCKISDYQDTLYAKEGVQFFKGCEIYGTVDFIFGNSQVFFQGCNVYARKPVKGQSITITAQGRESSSDSTGTVFQNCTFRATSELITSGFPVDGYLGRPWRA